In a single window of the Populus alba chromosome 16, ASM523922v2, whole genome shotgun sequence genome:
- the LOC118051350 gene encoding LOW QUALITY PROTEIN: laccase-17 (The sequence of the model RefSeq protein was modified relative to this genomic sequence to represent the inferred CDS: substituted 1 base at 1 genomic stop codon) — protein MNKGGAIQGSAKSRDAAHFSSIITEDEYYEVKNFYTFENRYMNVVVGHEVVIDLKSDTKVTHLNSLPFLIPRYYFNFTDFAHVLNKEKGSRLLTGKKPEKLLLGTLLREEAFFVIVLNERFTCKAFIVDYDLFKGWWCQSCPNCNKPLSGLPNNLRCMEHDYPTSALVSFRINCIVSDGQDVTNFLLSGKTAEYFFNASAHHLVFDKKFTDPFIVPPQMIEKLNKTKIFQLRFGAYKSLLSRCEIYVCNIFDDILTEASVSPASPIKDVDTTTSITSVAGSSVTFTPPTPNLADPLNVDQSQIHTPASQQHTSPQKDTFHHSYHRQSKRALTFNDAEPHDSTQLSHPRPLKDSADSSKEHLYKDDDNLAPQLSKKQHLSISSPEKGTFLGVLRSVFLILSITGKKMVGASILPPPTFRALLFSFSIFCLLPEHVFAVTRHYKFDIKLQNVTRLCHSKSMVTVNGQFPGPRIVAREGDNLFIKVVNHVQNNISIHWHGIRQLXSGWADGPAYITQCPIQIGQSYVYNYTIVGQRGTLWWHAHISWLRSIVCGPLIILPKRGVQYPFAKPYKEVPIIFGEWFNVDPEAVISQALQTGGGPNVYDAYTINGLPGPLYNCSTKDTFKLKVKPGKTYMLRLINAALNDELFFSIANHSVTIVDVDVVYVKPFDTETLLITPGQTTNVLLKTKPYFPNATFFMTARPYATGQGTFNNSTVAAILEYESPKTIRSNQLSLKNLPLFKPTLPPLNDTAFAANFTSKLRSLASAQFPAKVPLKVDMRFFFTVGLGTNPCPKNQTCQGPNGTKFAASVNNVSFSSPTTALLQAHFFGKSNGVYIPDFPITPIFSFNYTGNPPNNTMVSTGTRLVVLPFNTSVELIMQDTSILGVKSHPLHLHGYNFFVVGQGFGNFDPNKDPEKFNLVDPVERNTVSVPSDGWATIRFLADNPGVWFMHCHLEVHTSWGLEMAWVVLDGKLPNHKLIPPPADLPKC, from the exons GAAAAAAGCCGGAAAAGCTTCTTCTCGGGACTCTGCTGCGAGAAGAAGCTTTCTTCGTTATTGTTCTG AATGAAAGATTTACATGTAAGGCTTTCATAGTTGATTATGATCTCTTCAAGGGATGGTGGTGTCAAAGCTGTCCAAATTGCAACAAGCCACTCTCTGGACTCCCTAATAATTTACGATGCATGGAGCATGACTATCCAACCTCTGCACTAGTCTC GTTCAGAATTAATTGCATCGTCAGCGATGGTCAAGATGTCACCAACTTTCTTCTCTCTGGCAAGACAGCTGagtattttttcaatgcttCAGCTCATCATTTGGTGTTCGACAAAAAATTCACTGACCCATTTATTGTTCCACCTCAaatgattgagaaattaaacaaaacaaaaatatttcagcTTCGATTTGGAGCATACAAATCTCTTCTCAGCAGATGTGAAATATATGTTTGCAACATCTTTGATGACATTCTAACTGAAGCATCTGTTAGCCCAGCTAGCCCCATTAAAGATGTTGACACAACAACCTCAATAACCTCTGTTGCTGGAAGTTCCGTGACTTTCACCCCTCCAACACCGAACCTTGCAGATCCCTTGAATGTAGATCAATCTCAAATTCACACTCCAGCTTCACAGCAGCACACCTCTCCACAAAAAGACACGTTCCATCACAGCTACCATCGCCAGTCAAAAAGAGCACTAACCTTCAATGATGCTGAGCCACACGACAG CACCCAACTTTCCCATCCAAGACCCTTGAAAGATTCTGCAGACTCATCAAAGGAACATCTCTACAAAGATGATGACAATCTTGCACCACAACTTTCAAAGAAGCAGCACCTCTCCATTTCATCACCTGAAAAG GGGACCTTCCTTGGAGTGCTCCGATCAGTCTTCTTAATATTGTCTATTACAGGAAAGAAAATGGTCGGTGCTTCTATTCTTCCACCACCAACATTTCGAGCTCTTCTCTTCTCATTTAGCATTTTCTGCCTCCTCCCTGAGCATGTTTTTGCCGTAACCAGGCACTATAAGTTTGAT ATCAAGTTACAAAATGTGACACGTTTATGCCATAGCAAGAGCATGGTGACAGTAAATGGACAGTTTCCAGGGCCTCGAATAGTTGCTAGGGAGGGCGACAATCTTTTCATAAAAGTGGTTAATCATGTCCAAAACAATATCTCCATACACTG GCATGGAATTCGACAGCTCTGAAGCGGCTGGGCAGATGGACCAGCATACATAACTCAATGCCCCATACAAATTGGACAGAGCTATGTCTATAACTACACCATTGTAGGCCAAAGAGGCACTCTTTGGTGGCATGCTCATATATCATGGCTAAGGTCAATTGTTTGTGGTCCTCTTATCATTCTTCCTAAGCGTGGTGTTCAGTACCCATTTGCCAAACCTTACAAGGAAGTTCCCATCATCTTCG GAGAGTGGTTTAATGTCGACCCTGAGGCAGTCATTAGCCAGGCCCTGCAAACTGGTGGAGGTCCAAATGTCTATGATGCCTACACCATCAATGGGCTCCCCGGGCCATTGTATAACTGCTCTACCAAAG ATACATTTAAGCTGAAGGTGAAGCCTGGGAAGACATACATGCTCCGCTTAATCAACGCAGCACTAAATGATGAGCTATTCTTTAGCATTGCAAACCACTCAGTTACcattgttgatgttgatgttgtttATGTCAAGCCTTTTGACACTGAGACACTCCTTATTACACCAGGACAAACCACCAATGTTCTTCTTAAGACCAAACCCTATTTCCCTAATGCCACATTTTTCATGACTGCAAGACCATACGCAACTGGCCAGGGCACTTTCAACAATTCAACTGTTGCTGCCATTTTAGAATATGAATCACCCAAAACCATTCGCTCAAACCAGCTCTCTCTTAAAAATCTTCCACTCTTTAAACCGACTCTGCCCCCTCTAAATGACACTGCCTTTGCTGCAAATTTTACAAGTAAACTACGTAGCTTAGCGAGTGCACAATTCCCTGCCAAGGTGCCCCTAAAGGTTGATATGAGATTTTTCTTCACGGTAGGCCTCGGAACAAATCCATGCCCTAAAAACCAAACTTGCCAGGGACCAAATGGAACAAAGTTTGCAGCCTCAGTTAATAATGTATCTTTCTCGTCGCCAACCACAGCCCTACTCCAGGCACACTTTTTTGGTAAATCAAACGGCGTTTACATTCCCGATTTTCCAATCACTCCTATATTTTCGTTTAACTATACTGGCAACCCACCAAATAATACTATGGTAAGCACTGGAACCAGGCTTGTAGTTCTGCCTTTTAATACTAGCGTGGAGCTAATTATGCAGGACACTAGCATACTTGGTGTTAAGAGTCACCCTCTTCACTTGCATGGCTACAACTTCTTTGTTGTCGGTCAAGGTTTCGGAAATTTTGATCCAAATAAAGACCCTGAAAAGTTCAATCTTGTTGACCCTGTTGAGAGGAACACGGTCAGTGTCCCCTCCGACGGGTGGGCTACTATCCGGTTCTTGGCAGACAATCCAG GGGTATGGTTTATGCATTGCCATTTGGAAGTCCATACAAGCTGGGGGTTGGAGATGGCTTGGGTTGTCTTGGATGGAAAGCTTCCCAACCATAAGTTGATTCCTCCACCAGCTGATCTTCCCAAGTGTTGA